From the Macaca thibetana thibetana isolate TM-01 chromosome 12, ASM2454274v1, whole genome shotgun sequence genome, one window contains:
- the AMER3 gene encoding APC membrane recruitment protein 3, whose translation MELKRGKTFIKSSLQVSHEKPLDPAAVAPAREGAGPWSVLPGGQQRPHSEKDPQASPSAQEYDRCPNRGAQPDPKGGPAALCGATFKPVRKSKTHDSVSGAGRAMAATGQLVGSASFPGSPGSRHMIDYRHFVPQMPFVPAVAKSIPRKRISLKRPKKCFRNLFHIRRNKTEELASLAAEGKGLPSPGDPSDPGGRQSKAFLPPGEGLGLDSLCQDLSDSELLADASFGLCRALCEDVASLQSFDSLTGCGEVFADDSSVPSLELNEGLESPTQAAQGLESKVPRGPLQGSVEQLASPAQNEASDFTRFWDSVNRSVRQQQRALLGPWLSGPQGTDRDQSRLDTAGLAELPLCPCRDPRSGSKASSIDTGTPKSEQPESVSTSDEGYYDSFSPGLEEDKKEAESPGTPAATFPRDSYSGDALYELFHDPSEGPVGPSPDDDLCVSESLSGPALGTPLSMCSFRVGAEENLAPAPGPDLLSQGFLQSSWKGKECLLKLCDTELAITMGIVSWLRRGPTPRAPPTPGQPAAPSGSQGAPRAPTEKLGGREGLASDAGGATVCSAPSRQELWAHTGTTDLLAGESKALGVATQGTGTLSRDASREEGTQGHSEDLFSSVESAATSTTDTSSENKAPIPSAWPCSQKEPGPPGVLGCFRGPWRPGHGAGTLDAEPMLAGCVARAAALKISSNDQPPAAWPPRQDVGSGLFGQRRARGPDILEQKQSSGSPSMTTVHGLPYSASTPDQRCRDHVQDLSWLRVEPPGLGVQAWASVEDPALQLSMAAVEQVAYSRKLDSEPPSAPAAQWSPQGHHPESLGLTLNRQREGGVSASAPECRCSLLAREGLLCGQPEVGASRPAVAEPHL comes from the coding sequence ATGGAGCTGAAGAGAGGAAAGACCTTCATCAAGTCCAGCCTGCAGGTTTCCCATGAGAAACCCCTGGACCCAGCGGCCGTGGCGCCAGCCAGGGAGGGGGCAGGCCCCTGGTCAGTCCTGCCAGGAGGGCAGCAGAGGCCCCACAGTGAGAAGGACCCCCAAGCCAGCCCCAGTGCCCAAGAATACGACAGATGCCCCAACAGAGGGGCACAGCCAGACCCCAAAGGGGGACCCGCAGCCCTCTGCGGAGCCACCTTCAAACCGgtgcgaaagagcaagactcatGACAGCGTGTCTGGAGCAGGCAGGGCCATGGCTGCCACAGGGCAGTTGGTGGGCAGTGCAAGCTTCCCGGGCTCCCCGGGCAGCCGGCACATGATCGACTACCGCCACTTTGTGCCCCAGATGCCCTTCGTGCCGGCTGTGGCCAAGAGCATCCCCAGGAAGAGGATTTCCCTGAAAAGGCCCAAGAAGTGCTTTCGGAACCTATTCCACATTCGCAGAAACAAGACTGAGGAACTGGCCTCACTGGCGGCTGAGGGGAAAGGTCTGCCCTCCCCAGGGGACCCATCAGACCCTGGGGGCCGGCAAAGCAAAGCCTTCCTCCCCCCaggtgaggggctggggctggacagCCTGTGCCAGGACCTGTCAGACAGCGAGCTCCTAGCCGATGCATCCTTTGGTCTATGCAGGGCCCTGTGTGAGGACGTGGCCTCACTGCAGAGCTTTGACTCGCTCACGGGTTGTGGGGAGGTCTTTGCGGATGATAGCTCGGTGCCATCCCTGGAGCTGAATGAGGGCCTGGAGAGCCCAACCCAGGCAGCTCAGGGCCTGGAGAGCAAGGTTCCCAGGGGCCCCCTCCAAGGCAGTGTGGAGCAGCTGGCCTCGCCCGCGCAGAACGAAGCCTCTGACTTCACCAGGTTCTGGGACAGTGTGAATCGCTCAGTGCGGCAGCAGCAGCGTGCCCTGCTAGGCCCATGGCTTTCGGGCCCCCAGGGCACAGACAGGGACCAATCCCGGCTGGACACAGCTGGGCTCGCTGAACTGCCCCTCTGCCCCTGCAGGGACCCTCGCAGCGGCTCCAAAGCCAGCTCCATCGACACAGGCACCCCCAAGAGTGAGCAGCCCGAATCCGTGTCCACGAGTGACGAGGGCTACTATGATTCCTTCTCGCCAGGACTTGAGGAGGACAAGAAGGAAGCTGAGAGCCCAGGCACTCCCGCCGCCACCTTCCCACGGGACAGCTACAGTGGGGACGCCCTCTACGAGCTCTTCCATGACCCCAGTGAGGGTCCTGTTGGCCCCAGCCCAGATGATGACCTGTGCGTGTCTGAGAGTCTGTCAGGGCCGGCCCTGGGGACGCCACTGTCCATGTGCAGCTTCCGAGTGGGGGCTGAGGAGAACTTGGCCCCAGCACCAGGCCCCGACCTGCTCAGCCAGGGCTTCCTACAGAGCTCCTGGAAGGGCAAGGAGTGCCTGCTGAAGCTGTGTGACACTGAGCTCGCCATCACCATGGGCATCGTCAGCTGGCTGCGTCGAGGCCCCACGCCCCGTGCCCCACCCACCCCTGGGCAGCCTGCAGCTCCATCTGGTTCCCAGGGAGCCCCCAGGGCACCCACAGAGAAGTTGGGGGGCAGGGAGGGCCTGGCCTCAGATGCAGGCGGGGCAACAGTTTGCTCAGCACCCAGCAGGCAGGAGCTGTGGGCACACACGGGCACCACAGACCTGCTTGCTGGAGAGAGCAAGGCCCTCGGGGTGGCCACACAGGGGACTGGCACACTGTCCAGGGATGCCTCTCGAGAGGAAGGGACACAAGGTCACTCTGAAGACTTGTTTTCCTCTGTGGAGTCTGCAGCCACTTCGACAACAGATACTTCCAGTGAAAACaaggccccaatcccttctgccTGGCCCTGCTCCCAGAAGGAGCCTGGGCCACCAGGCGTCCTGGGGTGTTTCCGAGGCCCCTGGAGGCCAGGTCACGGGGCTGGCACTCTAGATGCAGAGCCCATGCTGGCAGGCTGTGTGGCCCGTGCGGCAGCCCTGAAGATCAGCTCAAACGACCAGCCCCCGGCCGCATGGCCTCCAAGGCAAGACGTGGGCAGTGGGCTCTTTGGGCAGCGCCGGGCCAGGGGCCCCGACATTCTGGAGCAGAAACAGTCCAGCGGCTCCCCCAGCATGACCACTGTCCATGGCCTACCCTACTCGGCCAGCACACCGGACCAGAGGTGTCGAGATCATGTCCAGGACCTGAGCTGGCTCAGGGTGGAGCCCCCCGGGCTGGGTGTCCAGGCCTGGGCCTCTGTGGAGGACCCGGCCTTGCAGCTCAGCATGGCGGCTGTGGAGCAGGTGGCATACAGCAGAAAGCTGGACTCTGAGCCCCCATCAGCCCCTGCTGCCCAGTGGAGTCCCCAGGGCCACCATCCAGAAAGCCTGGGCCTCACTTTGAACCGCCAGCGGGAAGGGGGGGTCTCTGCAAGTGCCCCAGAATGCCGCTGCAGCCTCCTGGCCCGTGAGGGCCTCCTCTGTGGCCAGCCAGAAGTGGGGGCCTCCAGGCCAGCCGTGGCGGAGCCCCATCTGTAG